Proteins encoded together in one Vallitalea longa window:
- a CDS encoding uroporphyrinogen decarboxylase family protein: protein MNSRERILAAIEHREPDKVPVDLGSTPSSNISAIAYNNLKKKLSINTGHTRVYDVVQQVVIPEDDIIDRFGVDVIDIGRVYNDKESDWYDYTLADGSIAQYPKWFKPKKADDGSYEAYHSDGTFIAKMPKGATFFDQTIFPYVDGYPDNYKNIKDAMDKVLWSYLVHSPWDHANEPDFWENLRKKAIELRNSTDKAIMIVCGCNLLEWGTFLRRIDNFLMDCYIDQNNVERLLDKLMEIHLDTLDKVCQSVGDVVDILRFGDDLGMDSGPLIGPDVYRKLFKPKHTMLCDYVHKHSNMKTFLHSCGSIHSLLPDLIEAGYDVINPVQTTANGMEPAVLKKEFGKDITFWGGGCNTRWILNRGTPEEVRKHVLSNLEIFSPSGGFVFNQEHNIMPDVPGENIIAMFDAVREFNGG, encoded by the coding sequence ATGAATTCAAGAGAAAGAATATTAGCTGCTATAGAACATAGAGAACCTGATAAAGTACCAGTTGATCTTGGTTCTACTCCTAGCTCTAATATTTCTGCTATAGCTTATAATAATCTGAAAAAGAAATTGTCTATCAACACAGGACATACAAGGGTATATGATGTTGTACAACAGGTTGTCATTCCTGAAGATGATATTATTGATAGATTCGGTGTAGATGTCATTGATATAGGCAGAGTGTATAATGATAAAGAATCAGATTGGTATGATTATACATTAGCTGATGGTTCCATAGCACAATATCCCAAGTGGTTCAAACCTAAGAAGGCTGATGATGGGAGTTATGAGGCTTATCACTCTGATGGTACTTTTATCGCTAAGATGCCTAAGGGTGCAACTTTTTTCGATCAAACCATTTTTCCATATGTTGATGGATATCCAGATAACTATAAAAACATCAAGGATGCAATGGATAAAGTTTTGTGGTCGTATCTTGTACATAGTCCATGGGATCATGCAAATGAACCAGATTTTTGGGAGAATCTAAGAAAAAAAGCAATAGAATTACGCAATTCCACAGATAAAGCTATAATGATAGTATGTGGTTGTAATCTATTAGAATGGGGTACATTTCTTAGACGTATTGATAATTTTCTGATGGATTGTTATATTGACCAGAACAACGTAGAAAGATTATTGGATAAGCTTATGGAAATACATCTTGATACACTAGATAAAGTGTGCCAGTCAGTTGGCGACGTAGTAGATATTCTAAGATTTGGGGATGACCTAGGTATGGATAGTGGACCTCTCATTGGTCCTGATGTTTATAGAAAATTATTCAAGCCTAAACATACTATGTTATGTGATTATGTACATAAACACTCTAATATGAAAACATTTTTACATTCATGTGGTTCAATTCATTCTCTTTTACCTGATTTAATTGAAGCAGGATATGATGTGATTAACCCTGTTCAGACTACAGCTAATGGAATGGAGCCTGCTGTATTGAAGAAAGAATTTGGTAAAGATATAACTTTTTGGGGTGGAGGATGTAATACACGCTGGATACTTAATAGAGGAACACCTGAAGAAGTCAGGAAACATGTACTTAGTAATTTGGAAATATTTTCACCTAGTGGAGGTTTTGTATTCAATCAGGAGCATAATATTATGCCTGATGTACCCGGGGAAAATATTATTGCTATGTTTGATGCGGTTAGGGAATTTAATGGAGGGTGA
- a CDS encoding substrate-binding domain-containing protein has product MILFSDEHYTQENCTDKYRIGVVLKAMDSEYCLSLKSGVEKAADELDVDVLVVNPLTEKDVRQQNILIEDTLNSNVDAIVIVPCDSYNTEEYMELAEEKNIPVFSMDTDIYGKDEIYVGSDNIEIGEIAGRYMDKLLNGKGLVAVLTGTLLQSPHVERLEGFKDYLECNTNINIVYEEEAYCSFFDSSQKTKEILDEYGNIDGIFCTNATMALGVIDRLEFLKPNKSVRIIGVDTQTDTIRKIIDDKISAMVSQDGYDIAYETMQTVVKYLNGEDIEGNLYIENELINKEKAEKYLITNK; this is encoded by the coding sequence ATGATTCTATTTAGTGATGAACATTATACACAAGAAAACTGTACTGATAAATATAGGATAGGGGTTGTTTTAAAGGCCATGGATAGTGAATATTGCTTATCATTAAAATCTGGTGTGGAAAAAGCTGCTGATGAACTAGATGTTGATGTTCTAGTTGTTAATCCATTAACTGAAAAAGATGTTAGACAACAGAATATCCTAATAGAAGACACCCTTAACAGTAATGTGGATGCTATCGTTATTGTTCCTTGTGATTCATATAATACAGAAGAATATATGGAATTGGCTGAAGAAAAAAATATACCAGTCTTTTCAATGGATACTGATATTTATGGGAAAGATGAAATTTATGTGGGTTCTGATAATATAGAAATAGGAGAGATTGCAGGTCGATATATGGATAAATTACTGAATGGTAAAGGTTTGGTAGCAGTATTGACAGGTACATTATTACAATCTCCTCATGTTGAAAGATTAGAAGGATTCAAAGATTATCTAGAGTGCAATACCAATATAAATATTGTTTATGAAGAAGAGGCCTATTGTAGTTTCTTTGATTCTTCACAAAAAACAAAAGAAATATTGGATGAGTATGGGAACATTGATGGTATTTTCTGTACCAATGCTACAATGGCACTAGGTGTAATAGATAGATTAGAATTTTTGAAACCTAATAAATCTGTACGAATCATTGGCGTGGATACACAAACAGATACTATCCGTAAAATAATAGATGATAAAATTTCAGCTATGGTTTCTCAAGATGGATATGATATTGCTTATGAAACGATGCAAACAGTTGTAAAATATCTTAATGGAGAAGATATAGAAGGTAATCTATATATAGAAAATGAATTGATAAACAAAGAAAAGGCGGAAAAGTACTTGATAACAAACAAATAG
- a CDS encoding L-rhamnose mutarotase produces MKRYGSVIKVKPEKLDEYKKLHGNVWPDVLKMIKKCNIENYSIYYKDGYLFSYYEYVGSDYEKDMAKMSADPVTIKWWDCCKPCQQPLESRKDGEWWADMEEVFHQD; encoded by the coding sequence ATGAAAAGATACGGTTCAGTAATTAAAGTAAAACCCGAGAAATTAGATGAGTATAAAAAATTACATGGAAATGTATGGCCAGATGTATTGAAAATGATAAAAAAATGTAATATAGAGAATTATTCTATTTACTATAAAGATGGTTACCTATTCAGTTATTACGAATATGTCGGTAGTGATTATGAGAAGGATATGGCAAAAATGTCAGCTGATCCTGTGACTATCAAATGGTGGGACTGTTGTAAACCATGTCAACAGCCTCTAGAAAGTAGAAAAGATGGAGAATGGTGGGCAGATATGGAAGAAGTATTCCATCAAGATTAA
- a CDS encoding sensor histidine kinase, with product MKFRAKIILSIISITAIISIITAIIYYKRTSNTIQINYRKTISENINNKALEFDTIMRKMYYTCIEASCDKELIRLIREQNGGQDRLLAISILLNHYKISSDNIDSIYVYLPREKKIVISQEYKAVKNINTSNDYNWLRNTNNYIQNFSPIYIEDDIGSANKFLFTYKKPIKDPDTNELIGEIAFNMDERIVYFLCLDSINSSLNITTEIMNKDNKIVSSKLLSKLGKEVCLEEYVNAKQYQKITAPFTGYDFISVLDVNALTKDIVQIRNYIIIAAIITIIIAILLAFIMSNRLYAPVKNLKIAMRKLSEGDLKARAIITGNDEITILSRRFNNMADRMEKLIDELVTEKLLKKEAELEALQYQITPHFMYNTLNSIKCAAFLEEAYDIVDLLDAFIELLQSTISKKGAFITLEDELNLVKNYVLLQRFRYKDNFSVEYEIDNNVKTLYVPRLILQPLVENSIYHGLDTKTDKNRIIICASMTHDELVLSIEDNGKGMAEDVKKNIFKRQTSKKEKFNHIGITNIKDRINLYYGDYGNISYSSVLEKGTKVVIIIPATKDKEQYMIKEEEES from the coding sequence ATGAAATTCAGAGCAAAAATAATTTTAAGTATTATTTCTATCACAGCGATAATATCAATCATAACAGCAATAATATATTATAAAAGAACTTCTAACACTATACAAATAAATTACAGAAAAACCATATCAGAAAACATTAATAACAAAGCGTTAGAATTTGATACCATAATGAGAAAGATGTACTATACATGTATAGAAGCCAGCTGTGATAAGGAATTGATACGATTGATCAGGGAACAAAATGGCGGACAAGACAGATTACTGGCAATTAGTATATTACTGAACCACTATAAGATATCAAGTGATAATATTGATTCGATATATGTTTATTTGCCGCGAGAAAAGAAGATAGTTATATCTCAAGAATATAAAGCTGTAAAAAATATCAATACATCCAATGACTATAATTGGCTTCGTAATACTAATAACTATATACAGAATTTTAGTCCTATCTATATAGAAGATGATATCGGTTCTGCTAACAAATTTCTATTTACATATAAAAAGCCAATCAAAGATCCAGATACAAATGAATTAATAGGGGAAATTGCTTTTAACATGGATGAGCGGATCGTATATTTCTTATGTCTTGATAGTATCAACAGTTCTCTTAATATTACCACAGAAATAATGAATAAAGATAATAAAATCGTTTCTAGCAAATTATTATCTAAGCTAGGCAAAGAAGTTTGTCTAGAAGAATATGTTAATGCAAAGCAATACCAAAAAATTACTGCACCATTTACTGGGTATGATTTTATTAGTGTTCTAGATGTAAATGCATTAACTAAAGATATTGTTCAAATAAGAAATTATATAATCATAGCAGCGATAATCACTATAATTATAGCTATTCTATTAGCATTTATCATGTCAAACAGATTGTATGCTCCAGTCAAGAATCTAAAAATAGCTATGAGAAAACTCAGTGAAGGAGACCTGAAAGCAAGAGCTATTATAACTGGAAATGATGAGATAACTATTTTAAGTAGAAGATTTAACAATATGGCTGATAGAATGGAGAAACTTATTGATGAACTTGTGACAGAGAAACTACTTAAAAAAGAAGCTGAACTTGAAGCATTACAATATCAGATTACTCCTCATTTTATGTATAATACCCTTAATTCAATAAAATGTGCTGCTTTTTTAGAAGAGGCTTATGACATAGTCGATCTACTAGATGCTTTTATTGAATTATTACAGTCTACAATAAGTAAAAAAGGAGCTTTTATTACACTGGAAGACGAACTCAATCTTGTCAAGAATTATGTATTGCTACAACGTTTTCGTTATAAGGACAATTTCTCAGTGGAGTATGAAATTGATAATAACGTGAAAACGTTATACGTACCTAGACTTATCTTACAACCTTTAGTAGAAAATTCTATTTATCATGGACTTGATACTAAAACTGATAAAAATAGAATTATTATTTGTGCTTCAATGACACATGATGAATTAGTACTCAGTATAGAAGATAATGGAAAAGGTATGGCAGAAGATGTAAAAAAGAACATATTCAAAAGGCAAACCAGTAAAAAAGAAAAGTTCAATCACATAGGTATTACTAATATAAAAGATAGAATCAATCTATATTATGGGGATTATGGAAATATATCTTATTCAAGCGTACTAGAAAAAGGAACAAAAGTTGTAATTATAATACCAGCTACAAAAGATAAAGAGCAATATATGATTAAGGAGGAGGAGGAATCATAA
- a CDS encoding uroporphyrinogen decarboxylase family protein, which yields MENKSVKTKIDRIRNAAEFSDECDKIPVGEFFWTGFKNKCIKKWGEDFDPYLFFDLDYIPITPNMDPHIKPFEVIKQDGDDIYIQTGFEATIHRSKDIVMPHYDSFSIKEPQEMAEFTFDDPTDRRRFYEDGDDQINGVGDVLVQNIPAWSKRVDDYYGKLPVFGSVCEGYEYVWRIVGTENSLMWMLAEPDAFGDFMKRVGDFLYKFAEAQIKEGKGKLSGMVIWGDVAYRNGMLFSPDAWRKYFKPITKKLIDLCHANDLIVIYHGCGNATSIYDDMVELGLDFYNPLEAKADLDVVELEKQYGGRLGFCGNIDMRVLESNNLDMIKREVLYKMQAAKNGGWIFQSDHSISNDVEPESYLHALNVVREYGNYPLNLDKIKAEITRLDEELNIK from the coding sequence ATGGAGAATAAAAGTGTAAAAACTAAAATAGATAGAATCAGAAATGCAGCTGAATTCAGTGATGAATGCGATAAAATACCTGTTGGAGAATTCTTTTGGACAGGGTTTAAAAATAAGTGCATCAAGAAGTGGGGAGAAGATTTTGATCCATATCTTTTCTTTGATTTAGATTATATACCTATAACTCCCAATATGGACCCCCATATTAAACCATTTGAAGTAATTAAGCAAGATGGTGATGATATATACATACAAACAGGTTTTGAAGCTACTATTCATAGATCCAAAGATATCGTTATGCCTCATTATGATAGCTTTTCTATAAAAGAACCACAGGAGATGGCCGAATTCACTTTTGATGATCCTACTGACAGAAGAAGGTTCTATGAAGATGGTGATGACCAGATTAATGGTGTTGGAGATGTTCTAGTTCAAAATATCCCAGCATGGTCTAAACGTGTAGATGATTATTATGGTAAATTGCCCGTATTCGGTTCTGTTTGCGAAGGTTATGAATATGTATGGCGTATTGTAGGTACTGAAAATTCTCTTATGTGGATGTTAGCAGAACCAGATGCATTTGGAGATTTCATGAAACGAGTAGGAGATTTCCTATATAAATTTGCAGAAGCACAGATTAAAGAAGGAAAAGGAAAACTTTCCGGAATGGTCATATGGGGTGATGTGGCTTATAGAAACGGTATGCTCTTCAGTCCAGATGCCTGGAGAAAATATTTTAAGCCTATAACCAAGAAACTTATTGACTTATGTCATGCTAATGATTTGATCGTCATTTATCATGGATGTGGTAATGCTACTTCAATCTATGATGATATGGTTGAATTGGGACTTGATTTTTATAATCCTCTTGAAGCAAAAGCAGATCTCGATGTAGTTGAATTAGAAAAGCAGTATGGAGGTAGATTAGGCTTCTGTGGAAATATCGATATGAGAGTTTTGGAGAGCAACAATCTGGATATGATTAAACGTGAAGTATTATATAAAATGCAGGCAGCAAAAAATGGTGGTTGGATATTCCAATCGGACCATTCAATAAGTAATGACGTTGAACCGGAGAGTTATCTGCATGCACTCAATGTAGTTAGAGAATATGGAAATTATCCTCTTAATTTAGATAAAATCAAGGCAGAAATAACAAGGTTAGATGAAGAGTTGAACATAAAATAA